One segment of Vicugna pacos chromosome 30, VicPac4, whole genome shotgun sequence DNA contains the following:
- the LOC140690444 gene encoding serpin B4-like has translation MDSLSGPISHFAVDLYQQIRRTSTGKNIFYSPLSIMSALGMTYLGSRGNTAAQLQKALHFKRVTENPTGGATADPAENPENHQFQKLLTELNKPTDAYELSVANRFYGGKEFPFLQEYMDNVKKLYLASVESADFANAPEESRQMINSWVEKQTNEKIKDLFPKDSLDSSTALVLVNAIYFKGQWHQKFKEENTVEEKFWLNKNRSKSVQMMKEMNTFNFTSLEDMQVKILEIPYKGTELSMMLLLPNAVDGLQKLEDKLTAEKLLEWTSSQNMWKSQVDLHLPRFKVEESYDLKDILEALGVVDAFSSRDADLSGMTVEHSLVVTKAVHKSFVEVNEEGTEAAAATGISTGITLTSAPRYERFHCDHPFLFFIRHNKTNSILFLGRVSSP, from the exons ATGGATTCACTCAGTGGACCAATCAGCCACTTCGCAGTCGATCTGTACCAACAGATCAGACGGACATCAACTGGGAAGAATATCTTCTACTCCCCCCTCAGCATCATGTCAGCCTTGGGCATGACTTACTTGGGGTCCCGAGGAAACACTGCTGCACAACTTCAGAAG GCCCTTCACTTTAAAAGGGTCACAGAGAACCCAACAGGAGGAGCCACAGCAGATCCG GCTGAAAATCCAGAAAATCATCAGTTTCAAAAGCTTCTGACTGAATTAAACAAACCCACCGACGCCTATGAGCTGAGCGTCGCCAACAGGTTCTATGGCGGAAAGGAGTTTCCCTTCCTTCAG GAATACATGGATAATGTGAAGAAGTTGTACCTAGCCAGTGTGGAATCTGCTGATTTTGCGAATGCTCCAGAAGAAAGTCGACAGATGATTAATTCCTGGGTggaaaaacaaactaatg aaAAAATCAAGGATCTATTTCCCAAAGATTCTCTTGACAGCTCCACCGCTCTAGTGCTGGTGAACGCAATCTATTTCAAAGGGCAGTGGCACCagaaatttaaggaagaaaacacGGTGGAGGAAAAATTTTGGCTGAACAAG AATAGAAGCAAATCTGTGCAGATGATGAAAGAAATGAACACCTTCAATTTCACCTCCTTGGAGGACATGCAAGTCAAGATCCTGGAAATACCGTACAAAGGCACGGAGCTAAGCatgatgctgctgctgcccaATGCAGTAGATGGTCTGCAGAAG CTGGAAGATAAACTCACTGCTGAGAAATTATTAGAGTGGACGAGCTCACAGAATATGTGGAAGAGTCAAGTGGATTTACACTTACCTCGGTTCAAAGTGGAAGAGAGCTATGACCTCAAGGACATACTGGAAGCCCTGGGGGTGGTGGACGCCTTCAGTTCACGGGATGCCGACCTCTCAGGCATGACCGTGGAACACAGCCTGGTGGTGACTAAAGCCGTGCACAAATCCTTTGTGGAGGTGAATGAGGAGGGCACGGAGGCCGCAGCGGCCACAGGCATCAGTACAGGTATAACTTTAACGTCAGCACCACGTTATGAACGTTTCCATTGTGATCACCCTTTCCTGTTCTTCATCAGACACAACAAGACCAACAGCATCCTCTTCTTGGGCAGAGTCTCTTCCCCTTAG